The Stigmatella ashevillena genomic sequence CCGCTGTCTGCACATGGCTGATGGAAGCACAGCCAGTTCCCAGCAGCCCCATGAGGAGGGCCGCTGCTGTAATACCCCACTGCATCCGCATGATGATTCCCCGTTGTTCGGTCGACGCAGGCCTGAAGGCCTGAAGCGGAGGCCGGTCTGCTTCGGCGCTCTCGCGAACTGCGCTGGCTCATACGGAGGGCAAGCAGCCTTATTCACCGGAGGTTATTTTTGCAAGGTGTCGATTCCCGGCGCCCAAGACGCTCCGGGGGAACCTGGACCGGCGGCGGATGGACAAACCGGTTGTCCGGTGGCTGACGCACCTTCCCTCCGTGGCCGGATTTTCTGTACGGGGGGTGCGGAAACAGATGCGTGGGGGACGGCCTCATTCTAAGGGCGTCGCTTCTACGCGATGCGGCTCCTTCGATCCCTCTCCTCGCGCCTGGCCGTCCCTGCCTTCCCAGCGTTCGCCTTCGGCGCGCCGGATGTTAGGGTGGCCGCGCCCCACGTTGGTTTGGCTGGGGTGACCCGCTCCGCCTCACCCCCGGCGGCCCCCCGGGCGAGTTCCTCCCTCTTTTCCGTGGGGTATCGAGGCTCTTCGCGATGACGGCCGTGGCTGCCCCTTCCCTCCAGCGCATTCCCAGTGGCGTGCTCGGGCTGGATGCCATCCTCGATGGCGGTTTTCTCCAAGGGGGGACGTACATCATCGCGGGCATGCCGGGCACCGGGAAGACCATCCTCGGCAACCAGATCTGCTTCCACCATGTCGCCCATGGCGGCAGGGCCATCTATGTCACCCTGCTGGCGGAGACGCACGGGCGCCTGCTGGCGCACCTGCGGGGCATGGCCTTCTTCTCCGAGGAGCCGCTGGCCTCCTCGCTCCATTATGTCAGCGCCTACCGGGTGCTCACCGGGGAGGGGCTCACCGGGCTGCTGGATCTTCTGCGCAAGCTCATCCGGGAACACCGTGCCTCCATGCTGGTGGTGGATGGGCTGGTGAGTGCCAGCGCCTCGGCCCCCAACGAGCTGGCCTTCAAGGAGTTCATCCACGAGCTCAACACGCTGGTGAGCGTCATCGGCTGCACCACGTTCCTGCTCACCAACGGTCACAGCCCCGAGGACGTCCACCCCGAGCACACCATGGTGGATGGCCTCATCGAGCTGACGGACGTGCTCATCGGCGTGCGCGCCGTGCGCGAGCTCATCGTCCGGAAGTTCCGGGGCAGCGCGCACCTGCGCGGCCGACACGTGTTCCAGATTTCACCCCAGGGCATCACCGTGTATCCGCGCTCGGAGGCGATGCTGGCCGACCCCATCGCCGTGCCGGGCGAGTACAAGGCGCGCGCGCTGGTGGGGGTGCCGGAGCTGGACGGGATGCTGCGCGGTGGGCTGCAGCGCGGCAGCGCCACGCTCATCATGGGCCCCTCGGGCAGTGGCAAGACGCTGCTCGGCTTGCAGTTTCTCTCCCACGGCGCCAACCAGGGCGAGCCCAGCCTCTACTTCGGTTTCTACGAGTCCCCCCCGCGGCTGGTGGGCAAGGGCGAGTCCATTGGGCTGGACATGGCGGGGGCCATGCGCGGCGGCATGCTGGAGATGATCTGGCAGCCGCCCGTGGAGCTGGTGTTGGATGCGCTGGCGGTGAAGATCCTCGCGGCCATCCGCCGCCGCGGCGTGCAGCGGCTGCTCATCGACGGGCTGGTCGGCTTCAAGGAATCCACGGTGCACCCGGAGCGCATCAACCGCTTCTTCGCCGCCTTTACCAATGAGCTGCGGGCGTTGGACGTGACGACGGTGTTCACGGAGGAGACGCGGGTGCTCTTCGGGCCGGAGATCGAAACCCCGGTCAAGGGCCTCTCCGCGCTCGTGGAGAATCACCTCTTCCTGCGACAGGTCGAATGGAAGGGAGAGCTGCGGCGGGTGCTCGCCATTCTCAAGACGCGAGAGAGTGGGCATGACCCCTCCTTGCGCGAGGTCATCATCGATGACGAGGGGTGGCACGTCGGCGCGCGCTTCGAGGGCAAGGCCGTTCTGACCGACTCGCGTCTGCCACGGCCGCCGAAGCGGCGTGGGCAGGAGGGGGCGAAGCGGCTGGGGGCCCGCAAGAAGCCGAGGAGGACCGAGTGAAGACAGTCCTCCTCGTCGACGACGAGCACGCCATCCTCGACGCGCTCTCGGGCATCCTCGCGGACGAGGGGTTCCGGGTCCTCACGGCGGGCAACGGCCGGGAGGCGGTGGCCCGGCTGCAGGAGGAGACGCCGGATGTGGCGCTCGTCGACGTGATGATGCCGGTGATGGATGGGCGGGAGCTGCTGCGGGAGATGGCCGCGGACGCGCGGTGGAATCGCGTTCCCGTGGTGCTGATGAGCGCCGTGCCGCTGGCCATCCTGAACCGGGAAGCGCCCGTCACTTGTGCGGACTTCTTCCAGAAGCCGTTCGATCTGTGGAAGCTCATCTCCCGGCTGCGGGAGCTGGCGGAAGGCAGCAATTCCTAGGGCCGAGCCCGCGGGGACCTACCAGCCGCAGTTGGTCGAAGGGGCCGTGGCCCGCTGGGCGCCGTTGAGGGACGCCGACTGCCCCCACGAAAACCCCGGCGTATTTCGCCGCACCTCGAAGAAACAGCCCAACTGGTAGTCCGCCGCACCGATCGATCGGGCCCAATCCGCACACGTATTGGCGTTCCAGCTTGCGGGGACATTGATCGAGTCCCGCCACTCACTGGGGACGACCGCGCTGCAGACCTTCTGTCCCGCCGCCACTCCAGAGGGAGGCGGCCGGGAGCCCCGGTCGTTCTCGGCAACGGCCGGGTTGGCCAAGAGCATCACCGACAGCATCCACGTCGCCGAGATCATTTTCCGATGGCTCATCATGTTGTTGTGCCTTGAGAGGGGGACCCGTTCTTGCCGGGTCGCTGCGTGACGTGGCTCATGACGCGCCCCTTGCTCTGTTATTCAGGCGTACGAGCGGGGGTCGAGAAAATCCGCTGGTCCATGAGCTTGGCGTGTTCCGCGCCGCCGACGGAGTTGAGGATGGCCTGGCCGCGCTCGTCGACGAGCCGGGTGAAGAGCTGCTGGGCATAGCCGAAGACCACGGCCCAGGCGATGATCTGCGCCGACGAGTCAAGCGCCGAGAGGCCCGGGAGGAACTCGCCGCGCATGAGCAGCAGCCCGAGGACGGCGGTCAGCGCTCCCGTGGGCAGTTTGAGAAGCGAAAGGGCCAAAGGGACGCTGTAGGGGACGGAGGTGCCTCGGAGCTGCCGCAGGGCCGCGGCGGAGGACACCGCGGCGGAGATGAGGCCGACCAGCTCGATGATGAAGTAGTCCGTGCTGTTGGCGAGCCGGGCGAAGACGGGGTCCGGGTCCATCTGGGCGGAGTGCGGCTCGCTCGCCGTGGGACAGACGATCCGGTTCTCGGGCTGGAAGCAGATGGGCATGATCCGCGGGTTCACGGCCATGAGGGCGCCCAGGGCGACGGCGAGCAGCGCCAGACTGAGGGTGACGCCGTACACGATGTTGCGGAAGCTGCGCACGCGCACGTACTCGCGCTCCTGGGCGTCCAAGGTGGCGCGGATCGCCGTGACGAGGGTCTCGCGCGTCGACTCATCCAGGGCGAGGATTTCCGTTTCCAGGATGCGTTGCTGGAGGTGCTCCACCGCCGCCCTGCGCGGATCCTGCGCGGGGAGATGGGCCTGAATGAGGGCGCTGAGTTCGGGCAGCCAGCCCCGTAGGTCCTTGGGAGGCATGTAGCGCAGCAGCAAGCAGATCGCCGCGTGGATGTTCGTCTCGATGGTGTCGATGAAGGCCCCGAGCCGGCCCCAAGGCGGGCGCTTCCGCTCGGCTGCCAGGCTGGCATTGGCGAGAAATCGCTTGGC encodes the following:
- a CDS encoding response regulator, with product MKTVLLVDDEHAILDALSGILADEGFRVLTAGNGREAVARLQEETPDVALVDVMMPVMDGRELLREMAADARWNRVPVVLMSAVPLAILNREAPVTCADFFQKPFDLWKLISRLRELAEGSNS
- a CDS encoding ATPase domain-containing protein; the protein is MTAVAAPSLQRIPSGVLGLDAILDGGFLQGGTYIIAGMPGTGKTILGNQICFHHVAHGGRAIYVTLLAETHGRLLAHLRGMAFFSEEPLASSLHYVSAYRVLTGEGLTGLLDLLRKLIREHRASMLVVDGLVSASASAPNELAFKEFIHELNTLVSVIGCTTFLLTNGHSPEDVHPEHTMVDGLIELTDVLIGVRAVRELIVRKFRGSAHLRGRHVFQISPQGITVYPRSEAMLADPIAVPGEYKARALVGVPELDGMLRGGLQRGSATLIMGPSGSGKTLLGLQFLSHGANQGEPSLYFGFYESPPRLVGKGESIGLDMAGAMRGGMLEMIWQPPVELVLDALAVKILAAIRRRGVQRLLIDGLVGFKESTVHPERINRFFAAFTNELRALDVTTVFTEETRVLFGPEIETPVKGLSALVENHLFLRQVEWKGELRRVLAILKTRESGHDPSLREVIIDDEGWHVGARFEGKAVLTDSRLPRPPKRRGQEGAKRLGARKKPRRTE